TGGATCGTATCGAAAGTCCTTGAATAAACCGTAATTGCAATACTAGCATAGGGTTTCTTCACCAAAATATCTTCGGGACTGAATTGTCGATATAAGCATGAAGGGTGGAATTTTCGATAATGCCACAATCCATTAACTTATGTTTATCGTCTGTTAGCTAGGCAAACATCTATTGAAAATAGTTGTTGAAGACATTCCGGTATGCCCTCATTATCATGTAATAAAGATTTGACATGTCTGATACTATCTGATTCCTTAACTATTTTAGTGAGCTCCACGCCTTTAGTCATCTGCAAGAGGATAAACAAAACCAGAACAGTATTTAAATTGTGTCAAGTTAACAATCATAAGCACGAGCAAACGAAAAACATTCCATAGCACATACGAAAAGCTCAGAGAATGcaaaatttaaagtaaaaatCATGTCATCGACAATGCATTGTATCTTGCCTAAGAAAGTTTAAAGTCCTCTACCACTCAACTGTACAACATTTGCCAGGCCTAAGCGCATTCTTCCCTTACCTATTGAAAGAGTACACAACCCGCCTTAGTACGTCTCAAAGCCTGTCGGTTTTAGTAGGTGATTCACTACCGAAGAGAAAGAAAGGCTAGATCAATCAAAAGGGATACTATAAGTCTTCTACCCCATTTATCTAATCAGCTCGCATGGTTTATCAGCTCCACCGACTAGGCAAAAAGAGTGATTCACTGAATACATAGGTGCACTTGAAGTGGGGTGTGTGTTGTCCCTATTAGGTTGGCCCTACCCAATAAGGCCCCACCGTCGGGGCATTAGAGCCTAAATATCAGGTTAGAGTTCCACTCATACTCCATTTCTCAGATTCAACATTAAAGTTTTAGTAAGAGACTCAGAGATATATAAAGCAGAAATCATAAGTatactttctagagagagacaAATTTGTATGTTCGAGGGATTTGGATCGAACTTCTGTAGCTTTCACTCAAACCCTACATATGAATAAATCAAATGGACTATGGTGGAATTCCTACTCAAACTTATAGTCTTCAAATCCTAGATCCGCCAGAGATGGATGTAGAGCATCAGTTATAGATTTATCTGAAAATGTATGCCTAATACTTTAGCATCGACTCTGTATATGTGTTAAAATATATTACTAAATAATTGATTTCGAACCACAATAAATCATATGACTTACAGCTGAATCCtaaacttaaacaaaaaattcaaatcttgaATGTGAAGCTAATCAAACGCGAAATAACATTTTATATCGGATTGTTAGAAGGAGCaatcctctttttctttttcatcttcgACAACAGTTCTCTTGCACTTAATGCTCGATTCCATCTTTTGCAAAGCTTGAAATCTCCTAAAAACAATAtccaaaataagaagaaaaaaagaaggtgGTGTAAGAAACAAGTATCCCAAGCATATAGAAGAACTTTAACTTTCTAGTACAATGTCTTGTATATGTGAATATGAATGTACTTTGATCAAATCAACCTACATCTAttataggaaaaaatattaaacatcaaagtaaaatatgaattaaaagATTGAGTAATCTCATAATGTCAACATTTATTATGGAAAAAAATGTTAAAcctcaaattaaaatatgattagaaTAAGTAATCTCATAATGTCAACATTTATTATGGAAAAAACTGTTAATTAAACCTCAAATTTAAATGTTAATAGATTAAGTAATATCATAATTacactttttttattcttaaaaagtaaatttaattcttcattaattgataaaatcttgTATGTGTGAATATACGAATAGACTCGGATTAGATCAACCTATGATCCAGGAGTTCCATGTGAAAGGTCTCTCACTCAATGGATCAAAGGTTCAACGGGGATAATAGGTTGATGACTCCCAAGAGCTCTTAACGGCAGAGTCGTTTGGCACCTCGATGTCGACTCATCTCATCTTGAGGTTAAAGAAGGTATCAAAGTTCGGATGTTCGCTGATTGAATAACTTAAGTCTTCACTAATCGAAACTTATTTATGTGAATACGTATGTATGCAGATCAAATCAGCCTACATcttttatatacatttttacTAACctcaaaagtaaaatttaaatagatGAAGGAGTTGTTGTTTAATCTGTATTACTAAAATATTTAGAACAATAACTTTGGAGAACTTCGTAAGAAATATCAaagtttaaagtatattttaaaaatcagaAAGTTAAAaccaataaagaaaatataatctgCAACAAATCAGAAACAacattgaaaagaagaaaatggagACCCTTGAATGCAcggtgtgtccttaagaaaatTCTTCCCCTCAAGTAACCaaacttaatgaaatatatCCTCCTATAATAGCAGATTTTACTCACGGGTGTATTGGTACGTTAAACCACAGTATCAGATAACCACTCAACGACAGTAAAGTACAATAGTACTTTTTTATGTCGAATAGGAAGAAGTTCTGAAAATTTGTTATTCAAAAAATcagaggaaacccctctatttatagacaacaaagggtagtatgcaTTATCAAAAAGGTCATAACCCttttgaaaagtcacaacctttcgtaaaagtcacaacttttttgaaaagtcacaacccttcggaaaagtcaAAACCAGTCAgaaaaagtcgcaactcttcagaAAAATCagaactctttgaaaaagtcacaaaacttcagaaaagtcacaacccttcatttttccttcacaccttttaaaaccgaacaataatattttacttttatgcCTCTTAAAAACTAAATTTAATTCTTCATTAATGGAAAAAAAGATCATAAACAATAAGGCTTGACTTTGATATctggaaataataaaagaacTTATTTGATGTAGTCAAGATCTTTACATTTTGAATGGTTTAACTCCTAAATTCTCAATCACatgtacatatataatatttagaGAGCGTTTTCTTCAATTTACTCAATTATATCCTTTTTCCTATGTCAAGCATGTGGaattttcttttgatatatCTGGTGGTGAAATTGGAACGCATGATCTCTACTAtgatcatctcatctaaaagcatAATGtgttaaaaagaatataaaattatttaattagttatgtTTTCACCATTCGGAGAAGGAAATCCAAACTGCTGGACTAATAAATCAAATAGGAAACTGAAGACAACTTTCCTGTATGAATCGATATTATTCCATTTCAAATTCTTCCCGATGCCTCCGAAGGAAAATCTCTAATTTGGATCCCAAATTGATGGGATAGTGTGAGATTAAAGCCTATGATTGGAATCTTACTGATAGAATTTACAAACTAGCATTGTCTGACACTATAAGCAGACGCAGATCTAGAATTTAAATTCGATGAGTTTTATCTTTAAATTTCTTAACTCGCTACAtctcaaaattatttgtttagaTTAAAATTTTGTTGACATTTTGATGGACTAATACACAACCCACGTAGTCTGGCTGAACACATTTAATTTCACGTTCATAGGAGCCACTGCTTGTCTGATTAACTTCACAAGCAGTTGAGACAATCGACAGATCCaactattaatatttaatatatattttttctttaaaatattttttcactcACCAACTgaacaacaataaatcataatccaggaaaaaaaatataaaaagtaaaataaaacacACTGTAAGGGTATAATAAAAACgataaaagttaaaatgtttcCAAAGCAAGAAAGATGTCAGATTCTACTTGAATAAGAGTacatgaaaaagaaacaatGTCAAAATATTGCAAATATTTTGCAAATATTGCAGCAAACACAAGTTGTCTGACCGATCATCAACTTGAGATAACTAATCACGAGAAATAAGTTATCTCATGATCATAACTCTTTCAATAGGTTCCAAGACAATTTATCCTTAtgctttcaataattttaagaaacACTCTTCTTTGATCTCATACTGATACAATTCCTTCTGATCATCTAGTTTTGGTTCTCCCATAAACAGATCCATATTATGAACTGAGTAGCCAACCTTGCTCTCAATAACAATTTTAACATCACGAACACATATGGTAGCCTTGACTTCTATTTGTATGATTCCATGAGTTCGCGTTATGACAAAGATAAGAAACTTGTCATTACGATTGAGCACCATACGAAGAACTGAACCATCACCAATCTTGAGAAACGATAAGGGTTTGTCCTCGTCCAGAAATTTCCCATCATGAATGAGAGAGAATTCGCCTATGTTTGTTCCTTGTTTAGCAGCAATCCAAAATTTGACATCCTGGATAGTATCATAACTCTTCGAATAAACAATAATGATATCTTCAGGATAGGATCTCCTTACAAATAATGTGATCACTGGGGCTGTATCTTCTACAACAGCATGAAGGGTGGAGTTTTTGCAAATGCCATAATCGACTAACTTCTGTCAATCCATTAGAATATTATCTTCTGAAAACATTTGTTGATGAGATACCGGCATGCCTTCCTTATCATATAGCAAAGCTTTGACATCGCCAACGCTATCTAACTCGTTAACGTTTAACTTGACTGTTTTAGTAATTCCCATAAATATACCTATCTGCAAGAGGATACCAAAacagataaaagaaaaatatggtCATAATGGTGCAATCTTTTAACGAATATTAAATGATGTTAGCAATAATAAACACCATCCAACAGAAAcactaaaaacaacaaatcaaatAGTGGAGATTGTAGTGCATGTTTTGGATCGAAGGTAGTGAGATAAGGCAGAACTTCGAAAAAAATTCAACTATAAACTTAAAAGTCTTTCTCCCAAAGATAAGATTACTACTCCAACAATGTCTTGCCTGTCAACTAATCAAATACACCAGCTAAATATGTCAACAAACTAAGAATAATCAATTAAGTATAGATGTTTTAATATTTACACACTCTTAACTCGTTAAGTCAACGAATTTACATAATAGATACATGATCTTCTTGAACCTTGTTTGGTGTTAATGATTCAAATTAAATTCCACAATACGCATTAAGTATATGCATTTCTCGCCAATCCAATTAGTAGTATCTATGTTGTTTTCCACTCCTCTTTCACAAATTTTCTCTTCCAATTTCTACCATTTCGTGTTCCCCAGTCTAATTTCTCCTCTAATAACATTTTCAAGTTGCAGCTCTCCACTTTTTCATGAAGGTGTACTAATATCTATGGATTATCTGTAACTCTTAGCACAATGTGTCATGCAACCTAGCACTCGTTCGATTGGGTATTGTGAGTTGATAATTGGGAAAACCAATGATAATAAAGGAGAATAAAGGAAAAATTCAGATAAGGATAATAGTAAGATAGATATTCTTCATAATTCATCATCGattaaaacaatttttcttttgacagAGTATTATGGTAGATTTGCTCAGTATCAAAAATCAATTAAGCAATCTTCTTCAATTACTACCTTTGCTAGTATGGAAAAGCATGTATTATTACCTCTTCAAACAATTGATTTATTGATTCAGGAACCACAAATCACATGACATGTAACCCTCATATTTTTTCTAACTTCCGGCTAAACAAAGTATTGTATCCAATTATTGTATTTGAAGGATCAACTTATACCAATGTTGGATTTGAACTATTAAATCAACCTCCTTTATTACCCTGTCATTTGTCTTAAGTCTCCAGCAATTAAACTTTAATTTGAGTTTTACGTTAGTAAGCTAAGCATGCAAGAGATCTTAATTGTCTCATTTCATGACCTTGGAACGAATCAGGttaattgtaaaataattgaattaagaagaatcatatgggaaaaaatatttaatgataacgaatcagaagatatattaaaccaacaatggtatgaaatagacctacatgatttagagtacgaaagaatagaatggtacgatttagaaataaattcagactaaaatgaactacgaatatttacaatatcaTTGTATCTTGAGATTAAATTACCCATAAAGCCTATCCATTACTCTCAATCTAAGACCCTAGAAATCTCCATTAATTGTAAAGAAATCACCAAATCTTAAAGGATGGCAACCTGTattacaataatattttatgtgACTGCAACGATTAGGGAACCCTCTTGTCTAGCATAGCTTTCGAGAAGGAAATCTAATGGCAAAGGAGGGGACTAAGTTAAAACTGGACAGATCCTTTTTGTTGTTAGCAATTCCTCCGTTGTTTGCAGTGAAGAAGTTGAAAGCAGATAGAGCAGGAACTTCTTTTGCTTGGCATTTGAAGCCATCTAGTATTAGTTAATATTGTAATCAACCTCTATCATTCGTCTAAATACTATCAACAACCATGTTCTGTCACTATCTTGTAATGAtgcatattaaaatataatatattaattccttttgtaccaaaaaaaaagagaagttaTTCTCTCCAATTCCTTTCACAATTACAAAGAAGTAACACCTATAGTAAAATGAAAAGTTCAACCTAAACATAATTGAACAGTAAAATAATGAGGCAAATAGATTCTTTTTTTTCATGCACTATGATAAAATTGAAGATACAGAAGTACTACAATAAAGGGGAAAAAATAAAAGGCATAATATGTTTGatcaaaaaaattagaattagtTTCATTGAGAGGCCAAAAATGCAGAAGTTCTTAATTCTAAATCTCAGGTTGGATTATGAAACATACTCCATTTACTCATACTCAACATTGATATTTTAGGACAAAGTCATAAATacttaaaaaggaaatcattAAATATAATCCCTGTCATTTCTAGAGGTTTACTGTTCTTGACCATCCTCTCTATTCGTATCGAACCCTAGTAGCTTTCACTCAAACCCTACATACGACTAAATTCAAATGGGCTCACCCTGGATCTCACCTACTATATGTGATATCTAATACCATCATTTTAGTATAAAATTAACCCTAGGATTAACTATCACCATAAATGCGGAATAACATTAACCCTAAGAAAAATTTCTTATCACACCAAGCAAACGATCTGTGGCTATTATCTCATTGGTTAAATCTtcatacacacacaaaaaatcacaaattacTTAGTAAAAAAAGGGAGCTaacctcttctttttcttcattagCAGTTCGCAAGCGCTTCATTCTTTTGCAAATATTCTTGAATTCTTctaaaaaattacacaaaaagtaatagagaaaataagaagaaaaaaatgaaatggtcAAAGAGTTGAATTTATGCAGTCTCTTAATAACAATATTACATGAATTTAAACTTTGACTTAATGTCCTAGATGGTCAAAAAACTTATGGTTAATGGTCATTATagtcattaaactttgttttttCTTCCAAAAGTCTCACCAATTTGGGTAGTGAGCTTACATGattattttagttgaaaatacatttttcataCCTCCAGGGAGCTACTCAAAAGTTTGAGAGGAATTAGAACGAGCCAAATTGTTCAACATATTGTGTTCCATTCTTTAGGTTTTAAGGGTGCCTTTCATAACACTGTGAGGATATAAATGTACTCGGATCAGATCAACCTacaataattatagaaaaatatagtAAACCTCATTGTAAAATGTGAATAGATTAAGTGATCTCACAGTGCTATACTTTTATAcctttttaaaactaaatttaattttcatcaaTGGGAAAAAATTAATCATAAGCAATAAAGCATGACATTGATATcttgaaatattaaaacaacTTATTATGATGTATTTCAATATCTTCACATTTTACACGGTTTAATTAACTCCTAAATTCTCAATCATAACCATCTATCATACATAGAAAGTGTACACTTTTAATCACATAATTAAAAGGGTAAACTTAATTACATCTTCAACGTGATCCATATATGTGGAGTACTAATTCTTTTATTATGTGTCAAGGACGTGATTTTTTATAAAACGTGAATTGAAACTCAAACGCATGACTTCTGTGTGTGATCATCTTATCTAAAATCTTAAAGTGTTAGAGAGAATacacatttttcatttaattaattatgtttttaacaTTTGACAGTAAGAAGAATTGATGAAGTATCAAGTTTTGTTAGAAAGATTTGAAGAGGAAAATACTTCAGGTTACTTTAGAAGGGCTTTTCTAGTTCATACTTTAGTAAAACAATTACACAAATTTCATCATGCCTTTTATAATTTTTCCCTActtaagcatcctcatttgtaatatcattATAGAGTGTATAATAAACGTTGTGATAATTATAGAATAATTACTTCACTgtagctcttattttcttcatacgGGTTAGTTAGTAGAGGTTTCTTACATCATTAGAATTGGTAAGGTAAGGTCTAGCCCCCCTTTCTTGTACTTATCTCTGTTGaggttttcttttaattatattattaataaaagaccGCTAGACATTGTTTAATGATATaaatacagaaaaaaaaaattacatttagaGGCAGAAATAGAGGAGTTCTTAAGCCTGAATCTATGGTTAAAGTTTCACCAGACTCTATTTGCTCAGATTAAACATGAAAGTTTTAGTAGGGCACTCAAAGTTAAATTTCTAGAGAGGGGCAAATGAGTATGTTCATGGGATTTAGATCGTACTGTGTTAGCTTTCACTCGAACCCTATATATGAGTTAATCAAATGGACTGTGGTAGAATTTTAACTCTAACACACATTCTTCAAATCCTAAATCCGTCGGAGGTGGATGTAGAGCATTAGTTATAGATTTATCCAAACCTATACTATCACTCCCAGAGGCTACCCCCTGGACGTAAACACGAAACCTAGGATCATGaggaccccaagctaaccttgagctggcatatcataagcatacttaaacaactgaacaaaatataatatgCGGAAGCTTAAGaaatgaaataaactaaaatgatAGGGGATACCCAAtctaagtctgaatatataaatactgAATAAGAGTTTAAGATACTGAACTATAACTCAAATACCAAAGTTGAATCTGTCTATGTcagaaataagcctctaacttattagagatgctgggacatgcccccaagctaactctaacaaaactgaaacaaaaattaaaagactGAATGTAAAAGAATATTCTATCGTCCTTGAAGAATGATGACTCACCATTGATACCGGTGAATACGGATCGGGGATCGATCTacacgtgatctgaatgctgaggacctgaacctacatcacaaaaacatatagcgcagagtatgcgtcagtacttgaaaggtactgagcatacaTGATAAGATAATGTTGaacaaacatataactgaacaaagcatactgagcaatgatataatttgaacataATAAAGATACTGAGGTATACGAAAAATGAACTatactgaatgcaatgaccaagtacataacatgttgagactgaatactgaaaatGTAACTGGTAACCTGGTCAATacactagaatctgactgtgggagatactattaactgacataaaaccacgtgagctaaatgtggagtctgatgtatactccccatcgagaggacccaatacaccttaggggtatagaggcatgactggtatgatcactaaaatgatgcccaacagagaggacttataaacctatgaaggcatgtagttctgggactCTGAAgatgactgaccctagtccaactcgatgttaagcctactcccaactagaAATATGTTcaatacaacataactgaaatatacTGGATAACTTAATATTCTGACATggtaactgaaaatgcaacattaaagtactgataatgaaacatttgaaaactgaggcatgtatatatgtttatttgtCCTAGCTAGTGtatttcatgaactaaacgaatctacaccactagggttttgaattttatgcaaggaactaagcagCATTGTTATGAATACATGATAATCGAATTAGGAATATCCTAAACGCTAAATTACACCAATTatctgaaattctagaaaccctaggtctaagcaaTATTTAGGGAATCAAGACTCTGTCTaaaatctagggacctagtggatgaaggTAATCCACCAGTGAAActccacatacctagtgacgatattcatggagaaatattttgatttcggGGTTGGAACTGGAGATACCTTGCTGGGTGTTCTTGAGAAAGCTATCGCCTGATTTTACCTTTTTGCTCTAAGTCTGATGAATTTTTGTTGAATGAATCGCTTAGGGTAAGTTCTGACTAAGTTACTAGGCTCAAgctgaccaaaactacgtagtttaggggttaaacggcgtagtttaggtgtccaacacaTAGCGGAAAAGACCACGATCCCTACCACCGATCGTGTAGAGGACAACAAACCGTGAAGATCACCGTGGTCCCTCACTTGGGCAGGTTGTCTATTGGCTCAGGTCCACGGACCCTCCCATGGCCCGTCATCAAGACCACGACCCATGGAGGGCTCCGTGGTATGATATCAGGGCACGCGAGGTTCTGTCTCGCTACCACGAGCACCAGTACAGCTCGTGTGGTGGTCTACGACTCGTGAAGGGTCCTGTGGTCCACCATTCCTGGGCTGGGTGTGAACCACAGACAAGTTAATGGACCGTCGTTCCATTCACAGTTCGTGAGCCGTGTTGTGGTTCACCCATTTTTATGTTGTTCTGGTCTGATATgctctgaggtgttacaatatctcctccttgggaacattcaccCTCGAATGAAATCTAAACTAGCTGAATATGGAGGGAAaggagctgcaatccctaccactaagtactggAAATTGAAAtatgactgaactaagttccaagaacatggaAATACGCTTAAACTGCAAGTATAAATGAGGGAATGTAACACTCTAGAAACTaataggctaaactagagcttgacgtTTGGGTTAGAACCTTGAATGTACCTCCTCGtaccttaaaataaatgtttttatgttagaacatcaaggttcaaaccccaaggaccaaccatgggtccttgaggaggaccctaaggaGGCTGTGTGGGCAGTGACCCACGAGGGCAACCCATGCGCCATAGGTCCTCCCAATCCTCGTGGGTTAGGGGTCGTAGGTCAAGGCCCCAAGAACCATGTCCTAGAACCCCAACCACGGTTCACCAGCACGGGTTGTGGGTCCAACCACGGTTCGTCAATGGTGGGTTGTGGATGAGGCTAGGAACTCCAATTTCACAGTTACACTTAGGGACATTATGGGGTTTTCTGGTTTTAGTTAATATTAAGTGACGTCATTTTACACTAAATTAGACTAACTATATAAGGTTTTTAAGTCCCTAAATTAAGTCATCTTCCTCATAATTCCAAATTCCAAAAGAAAGAcccaaaccctctccaaaaattctctctttaaaactccaaagaagaagaagaaggaggaaggtgaagctagggttgaaggaaCATGGTTTTCTACTCAAGTTCATTGGAATTCAAAGTTAAGTTATGGTAGTCCGTCATCCATGGATagaattcatccatggagtccctccaaaactcaatttcaaagatagaaattccccaaaaagctagggttttacttcaagtcatggattcctttcaaaactgattttatcaatttaattactttatattatgatttaattgatgattATTATGGTTTGATGATGAAATctcccaagaatccatgaaattcCCATATTCCCTATTTATGACCTTGTGATGAGGGTGAATTGTAGAAAGAAGagtattatgagattatgcttatagtaattgaactaattgaatcatgttattatccatgtcta
The genomic region above belongs to Solanum stenotomum isolate F172 unplaced genomic scaffold, ASM1918654v1 scaffold5612, whole genome shotgun sequence and contains:
- the LOC125852796 gene encoding uncharacterized protein LOC125852796; the protein is MKRLRTANEEKEEIGIFMGITKTVKLNVNELDSVGDVKALLYDKEGMPKLVDYGICKNSTLHAVVEDTAPVITLFVRRSYPEDIIIVYSKSYDTIQDVKFWIAAKQGTNIGEFSLIHDGKFLDEDKPLSFLKIGDGSVLRMVLNRNDKFLIFVITRTHGIIQIEVKATICVRDVKIVIESKVGYSVHNMDLFMGEPKLDDQKELYQYEIKEECFLKLLKA